The Populus nigra chromosome 19, ddPopNigr1.1, whole genome shotgun sequence genome includes a window with the following:
- the LOC133679234 gene encoding GDSL esterase/lipase At5g22810, with translation MGFANSLCSFFLLLLALVLYEVNAQPLVPAMFIFGDSVVDAGNNNHLYTIIKANFPPYGRDFVNHKPTGRFCNGKLASDLTAENLGFTSYPPAYLSKKARGKNLLIGANFASAASGYYETTAKLYHAIPLSQQLGNYKEYQNKIVGIAGKSNASSIISGALYLISAGSSDFVQNYYINPLLYKVYTPDQFSDLLIQSYTSFIEDLYKLGARKIGVTSLPPLGCLPATVTIFGFDSNECVAKLNKVAVSFNNKLNSTSQSLVNKLSGLNLLVFDIYQPLYDLVTKPADFGFVEARKACCGTGLVETSILCNGKSPGTCANASEYVFWDGFHPSEAANKILADDLLTSGISLIF, from the exons ATGGGCTTTGCAAATTCTctctgttctttctttcttcttcttctagctCTAGTACTCTATGAGGTCAATGCACAGCCTCTGGTCCCTGCAATGTTCATATTTGGGGATTCAGTTGTTGATGCAGGCAACAACAATCACCTCTACACCATTATAAAAGCAAATTTCCCTCCTTATGGTAGAGACTTTGTCAATCATAAACCAACCGGCAGGTTCTGCAATGGAAAACTTGCTTCAGACTTAACTG CTGAGAACCTAGGCTTCACTTCTTACCCACCAGCCTATCTTAGCAAAAAAGCCAGAGGCAAGAACCTCCTGATCGGTGCCAACTTTGCCTCTGCTGCTTCTGGTTACTATGAAACTACTGCAAAGCTTTAT CATGCAATCCCATTGAGCCAGCAATTGGGGAACTACAAGGAATACCAGAATAAGATAGTAGGAATTGCAGGGAAATCCAATGCTTCATCAATCATATCCGGTGCACTCTATCTTATTAGTGCTGGTAGCAGTGATTTTGTTCAAAACTATTACATTAACCCTCTTCTCTACAAGGTCTACACTCCTGATCAGTTCTCAGATCTTCTCATACAATCCTATACAAGTTTCATCGAG GATTTATACAAGCTGGGAGCGAGAAAAATTGGAGTGACATCACTGCCACCACTTGGATGCTTGCCAGCAACTGTCACAATATTTGGGTTTGATAGCAATGAATGTGTGGCCAAGTTAAACAAAGTTGCAGTTTCCTTCAACAACAAGCTCAATTCCACATCTCAAAGCCTGGTAAACAAGCTTTCAGGCCTCAATTTGCTTGTTTTCGACATCTATCAACCTCTTTACGACCTTGTCACAAAGCCTGCTGACTTTG GATTTGTAGAGGCAAGAAAGGCTTGCTGTGGAACAGGATTGGTAGAAACATCAATATTGTGCAATGGAAAGTCTCCAGGAACATGTGCAAATGCGTCTGAGTATGTATTTTGGGACGGTTTTCATCCATCGGAGGCCGCAAACAAGATCTTAGCGGACGATTTGCTTACCAGTGGCATTTCtctcatattttaa
- the LOC133679653 gene encoding uncharacterized protein LOC133679653, with protein MALESKSNPLEEHQDEDDNVEEETRHNEDELARNPSAPPDYEFFEITTTVDPSYIISLIRKLIPIDSVTSRDSRGVNGSDDGGRGDTNQMVEESGNECEKMDIVIDGSRGGEDKDTCRGLAGDEVWEEYGCVLWDLAASRTHAELMVQNLVLEVLMANLTVSQSARVTEICLGIIGNLACHEAPMKHIVSANGLISTIVDQLFSDDTQCLAEACRLLTLGLQGNECCPWAEAVQSEHILCRIIWIAENTLNPQLLEKSVALILAILESQQEASCTIVPSLMKLGLPSLLINLLDFEMSRLTEERVPERYSVLDVILRAIEALSILDGHSQEICSNKKLLQLVCDLVKLPDKAEVASSCVTVAVLIANILSDVPNLASEMSQDLPFLQGLLEVFPLASDDVEARSALWSVIARLLVRVRENGMSLSSLHQYVLVLARKSEIIEDDLLNRQSDNSCEETKDLTSSSSKSNRSTALTRIVCILNQWTASKDSKDCLSGDEAAGEHSADELNVGRLLDCCRKHIDFTE; from the exons ATGGCGTTGGAATCAAAATCAAACCCGCTAGAAGAACACCAAGACGAAGACGACAACGTAGAGGAAGAGACCCGTCACAATGAAGATGAACTTGCACGCAACCCTTCTGCACCGCCCGATTATGAG TTTTTTGAAATTACAACAACCGTTGATCCTAGTTACATCATCTCTTTGATTCGGAAACTTATTCCGATCGATTCCGTGACCAGTCGTGATTCTCGTGGAGTTAACGGCAGTGATGATGGCGGCCGTGGTGATACGAATCAAATGGTGGAAGAGAGTGGAAATGAGTGTGAGAAAATGGACATAGTTATTGATGGTAGTCGAGGAGGAGAAGATAAGGACACGTGTCGTGGATTGGCAGGGGACGAGGTTTGGGAAGAGTATGGTTGCGTTTTGTGGGATCTTGCGGCGAGTAGAACTCATGCTGAACTCATG GTGCAAAACCTTGTGCTTGAAGTGCTTATGGCTAACCTTACGGTTTCGCAATCAGCACGTGTTACA GAAATCTGTCTTGGCATTATTGGAAACCTAGCCTGCCATGAAGCCCCAATGAAGCATATAGTCTCTGCAAATGGGCTGATTTCAACAATTGTGGATCAATTGTTTTCAGATGACACTCAATGCCTAGCTGAAGCTTGTAG GTTGTTAACTTTGGGTCTTCAAGGTAATGAATGTTGTCCCTGGGCTGAGGCAGTGCAGTCTGAACATATTCTTTGTCGTATTATATGGATTGCAGAAAATACCTTAAATCCGCAGCTTTTAGAGAAG AGTGTAGCACTGATACTAGCTATTCTAGAAAGTCAACAGGAAGCTTCCTGTACCATTGTCCCGTCCTTGATGAAGCTGGGTTTACCAAGTCTATTGATCAACCTCTTGGATTTTGAAATGAGCAGATTAACAGAGGAAAGAGTACCTGAAAG GTACTCTGTTCTTGATGTAATTCTTCGTGCAATTGAAGCTCTTTCCATTTTGGATGGTCATTCCCAAGAAATCTGCTCTAATAAGAAACTTCTCCAACTAGTTTGTGACCTGGTAAAACTCCCGGATAAAGCTGAG GTTGCTAGCTCTTGTGTTACTGTTGCTGTCTTGATTGCGAATATTCTGTCTGATGTGCCTAATTTAGCCTCAGAGATGTCACAAG ATTTGCCATTCTTACAGGGACTGCTCGAGGTATTTCCTTTGGCTTCAGATGATGTAGAAGCAAGGAGTGCTCTGTGGAGCGTTATTGCAAGGTTACTCGTTCGAGTTAGAGAAAATGGCATGAGCCTGTCAAGCCTGCATCAGTATGTGTTGGTTCTAGCAAGAAAATCTGAGATTATTGAAGATGATCTTCTCAACCGACAATCTGATAATTCCTGTGAAGAAACCAAGGACTTGACCAGTTCTAGCTCAAAATCAAATCGAAGTACAGCT CTGACGAGAATAGTCTGTATTTTAAATCAGTGGACAGCTTCAAAGGATTCAAAGGATTGTCTTAGTGGGGATGAGGCGGCAGGAGAACATTCTGCAGATGAGTTAAATGTTGGGAGATTGTTAGATTGCTGCCGAAAACATATCGA TTTCACCGAGTAA
- the LOC133679610 gene encoding protein AGENET DOMAIN (AGD)-CONTAINING P1: MEFHEGDKVEVCSKQEGFLGSYYTATVVKKLDLNSFAVQYTNLVEEEDMSKLLIETVSADEVRPVPPRIKFGSGFSAFDKVDAFDNDGWWAGKVTGQRGPLYFVYFETTGDEIAYHVSRLRIHLDWANGKWVSSKNMVS, from the coding sequence ATGGAGTTTCACGAAGGAGACAAAGTAGAAGTATGCAGCAAACAAGAAGGCTTTCTTGGGTCATACTATACAGCAACCGTGGTCAAGAAACTTGACCTCAACTCTTTCGCGGTGCAGTACACCAACTTAGTGGAAGAGGAAGACATGTCAAAGCTACTGATAGAGACTGTTTCTGCTGATGAGGTGAGGCCAGTGCCACCAAGAATCAAATTTGGAAGTGGGTTTTCTGCGTTTGATAAGGTCGACGCTTTTGATAATGATGGGTGGTGGGCAGGCAAGGTTACCGGACAGAGAGGGCCTCTGTATTTTGTCTACTTTGAGACAACAGGGGATGAGATAGCTTACCATGTCTCAAGATTGAGGATTCACTTGGATTGGGCTAATGGAAAGTGGGTTTCTTCAAAAAACATGGTTTCTTGA
- the LOC133679609 gene encoding organellar oligopeptidase A, chloroplastic/mitochondrial-like isoform X1: MAVDYQYNNPLLEDFLFPPYDAIQPKHVSPAILSLLDQLESNLVELETRGEPTWPKLVEPLEKIKDRLSVVWGIVNHLNAVMDSPELRSAIEEVQPEKVKFQLRLDQSKPVYTAFKAIRQSSEWESLNEARKRIVEAQIKEAVLNGVSLEDDKRQRFNEIQQELEKLAQQFEENILDATNKFEKLITDKKDIEGMTATGLAMAAQMAVSKGHENATAENGPWTVTLAGPSYRSIMQHAKNRSLREELYRAYVTRASTGVLDNTEIINHILKLRLEKAKLLRFDNYAEVSMETKMATVDKAEELIEELCNACHSSAIQDMEDLEIFAKGHNAVEANQLRHWDINFWSERLRESRYDINEEELRAFFPLSRVIEGLFSLGKKLFGINIYPADGLAPVWNNDVRFYCVKNLSDVPIAYFYFDPYSRPHGKRGGAWVDLVVGRSRVVSHDATSCRLPVVHIVCNQTPPLAGKPSLMTFREVEALFHEFGHALQHMLTNQDEGLVSGTKGVEWDAVELPSQFMEHWCYQRDTLMSIAKHYKTGESLPEDICSKLLATRTFRAGSELLRQLRFASVDLELHKNYIPGGLESVFDIDQRVSRKTQVMPLQPEDRFLCSFSHIFADTYASGYYSYQWAEVLAADAFSAFEEAGLNNEKAVKETGIKFRETVLALGGGKSPLQVFIDFRGREPSPEPLRRYYGLKPALAVS, translated from the exons ATGGCAGTTGATTATCAATACAACAATCCCTTGCTGGAGGACTTCCTCTTTCCTCCTTATGATGCCATCCAGCCCAAGCACGTCTCCCCTGCCATCCTCTCACTCTTGGACCAGCTT GAGAGTAATTTGGTTGAGTTAGAGACTAGAGGAGAACCAACATGGCCAAAATTGGTGGAACCATTGGAGAAGATTAAAGACAGATTATCTGTTGTTTGGGGGATTGTGAACCATCTGAATGCTGTTATGGATTCTCCTGAACTTCGTTCAGCCATCGAAGAAGTCCAG CCAGAGAAGGTAAAGTTCCAGCTTAGATTGGACCAAAGTAAACCTGTATACACTGCATTTAAAGCCATTCGACAATCTTCTGAATGGGAGAGCTTGAACGAGGCACGAAAACGCATAGTGGAAG CTCAAATAAAGGAGGCAGTCCTCAATGGTGTTTCTCTTGAGGATGATAAAAGACAACGTTTCAATGAGATTCAACAG GAGTTGGAGAAGCTAGCACAGCAGTTTGAGGAGAATATTTTAGATGCAAcgaacaaatttgaaaaattaattacagaTAAGAAGGACATTGAAGGAATGACAGCTACTGGGCTTGCAATGGCTGCACAAATGGCAGTGTCCAAG GGTCACGAAAATGCAACTGCTGAAAATGGTCCATGGACTGTCACATTGGCTGGTCCAAGCTATCGTTCAATCATGCAACATGCAAAGAATCGTTCTTTACGTGAAGAACTATACCGTGCTTATGTCACTCGTGCTTCAACTGGAGTTCTTGACAAtacagaaatcatcaatcacatTTTGAAGCTTAGGTTGGAGAAGGCAAAGCTTCTTCGATTCGATAATTACGCTGAG GTAAGCATGGAAACAAAAATGGCGACAGTTGATAAGGCAGAGGAGCTTATTGAGGAACTTTGTAATGCATGCCACAGTTCTGCAATTCAAG ACATGGAAGACCTTGAGATTTTTGCTAAAGGTCATAATGCTGTGGAAGCCAACCAACTTAGACACTGGGACATCAACTTCTGGAGCGAGAGGCTTCGCGAGTCGAGGTATGACATTAATGAG GAAGAACTACGTGCTTTTTTCCCACTGTCAAGGGTTATAGAAGGTCTTTTTAGCCTTGGAAAGAAGCTCTTTGGTATTAATATTTACCCAGCTGATGGATTAGCGCCG GTTTGGAACAATGATGTCAGATTCTATTGTGTCAAAAACTTATCAGATGTTCCTATAGCGTACTTCTATTTTGATCCATATTCTCGTCCTCATGGGAAACGCGGTGGGGCATGGGTGGATTTGGTTGTTGGTCGCAGTCGTGTAGTTTCACATGATGCCACATCATGCAGGCTACCGGTTGTGCATATTGTGTGTAATCAAACACCACCGTTGGCTGGCAAGCCAAGTCTCATGACCTTTCGTGAG GTTGAGGCTCTGTTCCATGAGTTCGGCCATGCCCTTCAGCATATGCTGACCAATCAAGATGAAGGTCTTGTTTCTGGTACAAAAGGGGTAGAATGGGATGCTGTTGAATTACCTTCTCAGTTCATGGAACATTGGTGTTACCAAAG AGATACATTGATGAGCATTGCTAAACACTATAAAACTGGAGAGAGTCTACCTGAAGATATATGTTCGAAGCTCCTTGCAACAAGGACTTTCCGTGCAGGTTCAGAATTGCTTCGTCAG CTACGATTTGCAAGTGTGGATTTGGAGCTCCATAAAAATTACATTCCAGGTGGGCTAGAATCTGTCTTTGATATTGATCAAAGAGTGAGTAGAAAGACACAAGTGATGCCCCTACAACCAGAGGACAGATTCCTCTGTAGTTTCAGTCACATATTTGCAG ATACATATGCATCTGGTTACTATAGCTACCAG TGGGCAGAGGTATTAGCTGCCGATGCTTTCTCGGCATTTGAGGAGGCTGGCTTGAATAATGAAAAG GCTGTCAAAGAAACTGGTATCAAGTTTCGAGAAACTGTTCTAGCTCTTGGTGGTGGAAAATCACCCCTCCAG GTTTTCATTGACTTCAGGGGACGGGAACCATCACCAGAGCCACTGCGTAGGTATTATGGCCTAAAACCAGCCCTTGCTGTTTCCTGA
- the LOC133679609 gene encoding organellar oligopeptidase A, chloroplastic/mitochondrial-like isoform X2 has product MAVDYQYNNPLLEDFLFPPYDAIQPKHVSPAILSLLDQLESNLVELETRGEPTWPKLVEPLEKIKDRLSVVWGIVNHLNAVMDSPELRSAIEEVQPEKVKFQLRLDQSKPVYTAFKAIRQSSEWESLNEARKRIVEAQIKEAVLNGVSLEDDKRQRFNEIQQELEKLAQQFEENILDATNKFEKLITDKKDIEGMTATGLAMAAQMAVSKGHENATAENGPWTVTLAGPSYRSIMQHAKNRSLREELYRAYVTRASTGVLDNTEIINHILKLRLEKAKLLRFDNYAEVSMETKMATVDKAEELIEELCNACHSSAIQDMEDLEIFAKGHNAVEANQLRHWDINFWSERLRESRYDINEEELRAFFPLSRVIEGLFSLGKKLFGINIYPADGLAPVWNNDVRFYCVKNLSDVPIAYFYFDPYSRPHGKRGGAWVDLVVGRSRVVSHDATSCRLPVVHIVCNQTPPLAGKPSLMTFREVEALFHEFGHALQHMLTNQDEGLVSGTKGVEWDAVELPSQFMEHWCYQRDTLMSIAKHYKTGESLPEDICSKLLATRTFRAGSELLRQWAEVLAADAFSAFEEAGLNNEKAVKETGIKFRETVLALGGGKSPLQVFIDFRGREPSPEPLRRYYGLKPALAVS; this is encoded by the exons ATGGCAGTTGATTATCAATACAACAATCCCTTGCTGGAGGACTTCCTCTTTCCTCCTTATGATGCCATCCAGCCCAAGCACGTCTCCCCTGCCATCCTCTCACTCTTGGACCAGCTT GAGAGTAATTTGGTTGAGTTAGAGACTAGAGGAGAACCAACATGGCCAAAATTGGTGGAACCATTGGAGAAGATTAAAGACAGATTATCTGTTGTTTGGGGGATTGTGAACCATCTGAATGCTGTTATGGATTCTCCTGAACTTCGTTCAGCCATCGAAGAAGTCCAG CCAGAGAAGGTAAAGTTCCAGCTTAGATTGGACCAAAGTAAACCTGTATACACTGCATTTAAAGCCATTCGACAATCTTCTGAATGGGAGAGCTTGAACGAGGCACGAAAACGCATAGTGGAAG CTCAAATAAAGGAGGCAGTCCTCAATGGTGTTTCTCTTGAGGATGATAAAAGACAACGTTTCAATGAGATTCAACAG GAGTTGGAGAAGCTAGCACAGCAGTTTGAGGAGAATATTTTAGATGCAAcgaacaaatttgaaaaattaattacagaTAAGAAGGACATTGAAGGAATGACAGCTACTGGGCTTGCAATGGCTGCACAAATGGCAGTGTCCAAG GGTCACGAAAATGCAACTGCTGAAAATGGTCCATGGACTGTCACATTGGCTGGTCCAAGCTATCGTTCAATCATGCAACATGCAAAGAATCGTTCTTTACGTGAAGAACTATACCGTGCTTATGTCACTCGTGCTTCAACTGGAGTTCTTGACAAtacagaaatcatcaatcacatTTTGAAGCTTAGGTTGGAGAAGGCAAAGCTTCTTCGATTCGATAATTACGCTGAG GTAAGCATGGAAACAAAAATGGCGACAGTTGATAAGGCAGAGGAGCTTATTGAGGAACTTTGTAATGCATGCCACAGTTCTGCAATTCAAG ACATGGAAGACCTTGAGATTTTTGCTAAAGGTCATAATGCTGTGGAAGCCAACCAACTTAGACACTGGGACATCAACTTCTGGAGCGAGAGGCTTCGCGAGTCGAGGTATGACATTAATGAG GAAGAACTACGTGCTTTTTTCCCACTGTCAAGGGTTATAGAAGGTCTTTTTAGCCTTGGAAAGAAGCTCTTTGGTATTAATATTTACCCAGCTGATGGATTAGCGCCG GTTTGGAACAATGATGTCAGATTCTATTGTGTCAAAAACTTATCAGATGTTCCTATAGCGTACTTCTATTTTGATCCATATTCTCGTCCTCATGGGAAACGCGGTGGGGCATGGGTGGATTTGGTTGTTGGTCGCAGTCGTGTAGTTTCACATGATGCCACATCATGCAGGCTACCGGTTGTGCATATTGTGTGTAATCAAACACCACCGTTGGCTGGCAAGCCAAGTCTCATGACCTTTCGTGAG GTTGAGGCTCTGTTCCATGAGTTCGGCCATGCCCTTCAGCATATGCTGACCAATCAAGATGAAGGTCTTGTTTCTGGTACAAAAGGGGTAGAATGGGATGCTGTTGAATTACCTTCTCAGTTCATGGAACATTGGTGTTACCAAAG AGATACATTGATGAGCATTGCTAAACACTATAAAACTGGAGAGAGTCTACCTGAAGATATATGTTCGAAGCTCCTTGCAACAAGGACTTTCCGTGCAGGTTCAGAATTGCTTCGTCAG TGGGCAGAGGTATTAGCTGCCGATGCTTTCTCGGCATTTGAGGAGGCTGGCTTGAATAATGAAAAG GCTGTCAAAGAAACTGGTATCAAGTTTCGAGAAACTGTTCTAGCTCTTGGTGGTGGAAAATCACCCCTCCAG GTTTTCATTGACTTCAGGGGACGGGAACCATCACCAGAGCCACTGCGTAGGTATTATGGCCTAAAACCAGCCCTTGCTGTTTCCTGA
- the LOC133680641 gene encoding magnesium transporter MRS2-11, chloroplastic isoform X1 gives MALSLQFPPALPNYHLLFSHSTLPSSSPPPLSLIHKRKLCPLLPIAVRSSSRVKCLTKSTEEDRSEQESSLVSDSDVGEEAEIREDTKVQLQQNKRIPTASSFGDSLSLGIREHVYEVVEVKPNGMVSTRKINRRQLLKSSGLRPRDIRSVDPSLFLTNSMPSLLVREHAILLNLGSLRAIAMQECVLIFDYNRSGGKAFIDTLLPRLNPRNSSGGPCMPFELEVSEVVEAALLSRVQRLEQRLMNIEPRVQALLKVLPNRLTADILEELRISKQALVELGSRAGALRQMLLDLLEDEHEIRRICIMGKNCKLKGNDVVECSLPLEKQIAEEEEEEIEMLLENYLQRSESCHGQAERLLDSAKEMEDSIAVNLSSRRLEVSRVELLLQVGTFCVAVGALVAGIFGMNLKSYLEEHVFAFWLTTAGIIFGAVVAFFLMYSYLRARKIL, from the exons ATGGCTTTATCTCTTCAATTTCCGCCGGCACTACCTAACTACCACCTCCTCTTCTCTCACTCTACACTCCCATCCTCCTCacctcctcctctctctctcatccaCAAGAGAAAATTATGTCCACTGCTTCCCATCGCAGTGAGATCATCTTCCAGAGTCAAATGTTTGACCAAATCAACGGAGGAGGATCGAAGCGAACAAGAAAGCAGCTTAGTCTCTGACTCTGATGTCGGAGAAGAAGCAGAAATCAGAGAAGACACTAAAGTCCAGCTCCAACAGAACAAGAGGATTCCAACAGCATCGTCGTTTGGTGATTCTCTCTCCCTTGGGATTCGTGAGCATGTTTATGAG GTTGTAGAAGTTAAGCCAAATGGAATGGTATCCACTCGGAAAATAAACAGGCGTCAGTTACTCAAGTCTAGCG GTCTGCGACCAAGAGACATTCGCAGTGTTGATCCATCATTATTTTTGACAAACTCAATGCCATCTTTGCtg GTTCGTGAGCATGCTATCTTACTCAATCTGGGCTCATTGCGAGCGATAGCAATGCAAGAATGTGTCCTTATATTTGACTATaatcg GAGTGGAGGAAAAGCTTTTATAGATACCCTGTTGCCTCGGTTGAACCCCAGAAACTCGAGTGGAGGGCCATGCATGCCGTTTGAGCTTGAGGTCAGTGAG GTTGTTGAAGCAGCATTGCTATCACGAGTACAGCGTTTGGAGCAGAGACTGATGAATATAGAACCTCGT GTTCAAGCTTTACTCAAGGTTTTGCCCAACCGGTTAACTGCAGATATACTGGAGGAACTTCGTATTAGCAAGCAAGCCTTG GTTGAATTGGGTTCAAGGGCAGGGGCTCTTCGTCAAATGCTGCTTGATCTTTTGGAGGACGAACATGAAATACGCAGGATATGTATAATGGGAAAAAACTGCAAACTCAAAGGAAATGACGTTGTGGAATGCTCTCTTCCCTTAGAAAAGCAAATTGCTGAAG aagaggaggaagaaatTGAGATGCTTTTGGAAAATTACCTTCAGAG ATCTGAATCTTGTCATGGTCAGGCAGAAAGACTTCTTGATTCTGCAAAAGAAATGGAAGATTCCATTGCTGTTAACTTAAG CTCGCGGAGGCTTGAGGTGAGCAGAGTGGAATTACTTCTCCAGGTTGGGACATTTTGTGTGGCTGTGGGTGCTCTAGTTGCAG GTATATTTGGCATGAATTTGAAGTCCTATCTTGAAGAGCATGTG TTTGCTTTTTGGTTAACAACAGCTGGGATAATTTTTGGTGCTGTTGTGGCATTTTTTCTCATGTATTCATATCTTAGAGCTAGGAAGATACTGTAA
- the LOC133680641 gene encoding magnesium transporter MRS2-11, chloroplastic isoform X2 codes for MALSLQFPPALPNYHLLFSHSTLPSSSPPPLSLIHKRKLCPLLPIAVRSSSRVKCLTKSTEEDRSEQESSLVSDSDVGEEAEIREDTKVQLQQNKRIPTASSFGDSLSLGIREHVYEVVEVKPNGMVSTRKINRRQLLKSSGLRPRDIRSVDPSLFLTNSMPSLLVREHAILLNLGSLRAIAMQECVLIFDYNRSGGKAFIDTLLPRLNPRNSSGGPCMPFELEVVEAALLSRVQRLEQRLMNIEPRVQALLKVLPNRLTADILEELRISKQALVELGSRAGALRQMLLDLLEDEHEIRRICIMGKNCKLKGNDVVECSLPLEKQIAEEEEEEIEMLLENYLQRSESCHGQAERLLDSAKEMEDSIAVNLSSRRLEVSRVELLLQVGTFCVAVGALVAGIFGMNLKSYLEEHVFAFWLTTAGIIFGAVVAFFLMYSYLRARKIL; via the exons ATGGCTTTATCTCTTCAATTTCCGCCGGCACTACCTAACTACCACCTCCTCTTCTCTCACTCTACACTCCCATCCTCCTCacctcctcctctctctctcatccaCAAGAGAAAATTATGTCCACTGCTTCCCATCGCAGTGAGATCATCTTCCAGAGTCAAATGTTTGACCAAATCAACGGAGGAGGATCGAAGCGAACAAGAAAGCAGCTTAGTCTCTGACTCTGATGTCGGAGAAGAAGCAGAAATCAGAGAAGACACTAAAGTCCAGCTCCAACAGAACAAGAGGATTCCAACAGCATCGTCGTTTGGTGATTCTCTCTCCCTTGGGATTCGTGAGCATGTTTATGAG GTTGTAGAAGTTAAGCCAAATGGAATGGTATCCACTCGGAAAATAAACAGGCGTCAGTTACTCAAGTCTAGCG GTCTGCGACCAAGAGACATTCGCAGTGTTGATCCATCATTATTTTTGACAAACTCAATGCCATCTTTGCtg GTTCGTGAGCATGCTATCTTACTCAATCTGGGCTCATTGCGAGCGATAGCAATGCAAGAATGTGTCCTTATATTTGACTATaatcg GAGTGGAGGAAAAGCTTTTATAGATACCCTGTTGCCTCGGTTGAACCCCAGAAACTCGAGTGGAGGGCCATGCATGCCGTTTGAGCTTGAG GTTGTTGAAGCAGCATTGCTATCACGAGTACAGCGTTTGGAGCAGAGACTGATGAATATAGAACCTCGT GTTCAAGCTTTACTCAAGGTTTTGCCCAACCGGTTAACTGCAGATATACTGGAGGAACTTCGTATTAGCAAGCAAGCCTTG GTTGAATTGGGTTCAAGGGCAGGGGCTCTTCGTCAAATGCTGCTTGATCTTTTGGAGGACGAACATGAAATACGCAGGATATGTATAATGGGAAAAAACTGCAAACTCAAAGGAAATGACGTTGTGGAATGCTCTCTTCCCTTAGAAAAGCAAATTGCTGAAG aagaggaggaagaaatTGAGATGCTTTTGGAAAATTACCTTCAGAG ATCTGAATCTTGTCATGGTCAGGCAGAAAGACTTCTTGATTCTGCAAAAGAAATGGAAGATTCCATTGCTGTTAACTTAAG CTCGCGGAGGCTTGAGGTGAGCAGAGTGGAATTACTTCTCCAGGTTGGGACATTTTGTGTGGCTGTGGGTGCTCTAGTTGCAG GTATATTTGGCATGAATTTGAAGTCCTATCTTGAAGAGCATGTG TTTGCTTTTTGGTTAACAACAGCTGGGATAATTTTTGGTGCTGTTGTGGCATTTTTTCTCATGTATTCATATCTTAGAGCTAGGAAGATACTGTAA